From a single Chlorocebus sabaeus isolate Y175 chromosome X, mChlSab1.0.hap1, whole genome shotgun sequence genomic region:
- the SLC10A3 gene encoding P3 protein isoform X1, whose protein sequence is MVLMQGRGSSQQWPGLGGEDGGTGPLGMLRAALLLISLPWGARGTASSSLSTAGGHTVPLTGGRYLSIGDGSVMEFEFPEESEGIIVISSQYPGQANRTVPSPMLRVTSLDTEVLTIKNVSAITWGGGGGFVVGIHSGLAGLAPLHIQLLDAHEAPPTLIEERRDFCIKVSPAEDTPATLSTDLAHFSENPILYLLLPLIFVNKCSFGCKVELEVLKGLMQSPQPMLLGLLGQFLVMPLYAFLMAKVFMLPKALALGLIITCSSPGGGGSYLFSLLLGGDVTLAISMTFISTVAATGFLPLSSALYSHLLSIHETLHVPISKILGTLLFIAIPIAVGVLIKSKLPKFSQLLLQVIKPFSFVLLLGGLFLAYRMGVFILAGVRLPIVLVGITVPLVGLLVGYCLATCLKLPVAQRRTVSIEVGVQNSLLALAMLQLSLRRLQADYASQAPFIVALSGTSEMLALVIGHCIYSSLFPVS, encoded by the coding sequence ATGGTGTTAATGCAGGGCAGGGGCAGCTCTCAGCAGTGGCCTGGTCTGGGAGGCGAGGATGGTGGCACAGGTCCCTTAGGCATGCTCAGAGCTGCCCTGCTGCTCATCAGCCTGCCGTGGGGGGCCCGAGGGACAGCCAGCAGCAGCCTCAGCACTGCTGGGGGTCACACTGTGCCGCTGACTGGGGGCCGCTACTTGAGCATTGGAGATGGCTCTGTGATGGAGTTTGAGTTTCCTGAGGAGAGTGAGGGCATCATTGTGATCTCCAGCCAGTACCCAGGCCAAGCCAACAGGACGGTGCCCAGCCCCATGCTCAGGGTTACATCCCTGGACACAGAGGTGCTGACCATCAAGAACGTGAGTGCCATaacctggggaggtgggggtggcttTGTGGTGGGCATCCACTCAGGCCTGGCTGGGCTGGCCCCACTCCACATCCAGCTCCTGGACGCCCATGAGGCCCCGCCCACACTGATTGAGGAGCGGAGAGACTTCTGCATCAAGGTCTCCCCTGCTGAAGACACCCCTGCCACCCTCAGCACCGACCTGGCCCACTTCTCGGAAAACCCAATACTCTACCTGCTCCTGCCTCTTATCTTTGTCAACAAGTGTTCGTTTGGGTGCAAAGTGGAACTCGAGGTTCTGAAGGGGCTCATGCAGAGCCCCCAGCCCATGCTGCTGGGCCTCCTGGGCCAGTTTCTGGTCATGCCCTTGTACGCTTTCCTCATGGCCAAAGTCTTCATGCTGCCCAAGGCCCTGGCTCTGGGCCTCATCATTACCTGCTCATCGCCTGGCGGCGGAGGGAGCTACCTCTTCAGCCTCCTTCTTGGAGGGGACGTCACCCTGGCCATCTCCATGACTTTCATCTCTACGGTGGCTGCCACTGGTTTCTTGCCTCTGTCTTCAGCCCTCTACAGCCACCTGCTCAGCATCCATGAAACACTCCATGTGCCCATCTCCAAAATCCTGGGCACTCTGCTGTTCATCGCCATCCCCATAGCAGTGGGCGTGCTGATCAAGTCCAAGCTCCCCAAGTTCTCCCAGCTGCTGCTGCAGGTCATCAAGCCCTTCAGCTTTGTGCTCCTCCTGGGCGGCCTTTTCCTGGCCTATCGCATGGGGGTCTTCATCCTGGCAGGCGTCCGGCTACCCATTGTACTGGTGGGTATCACAGTGCCCCTGGTTGGCCTGTTGGTGGGCTACTGCCTGGCCACATGTCTGAAGCTGCCGGTGGCCCAGCGGCGGACGGTCAGCATTGAGGTAGGGGTGCAGAACAGCCTGCTGGCCTTGGCCATGCTGCAGCTATCCCTCCGCCGCCTTCAAGCTGACTATGCCTCCCAGGCCCCCTTCATTGTGGCGCTGAGCGGCACCTCCGAGATGCTGGCCTTGGTCATTGGCCACTGCATCTACAGTAGCCTGTTcccagtttcctga
- the SLC10A3 gene encoding P3 protein isoform X2, with the protein MVLMQGRGSSQQWPGLGGEDGGTGPLGMLRAALLLISLPWGARGTASSSLSTAGGHTVPLTGGRYLSIGDGSVMEFEFPEESEGIIVISSQYPGQANRTVPSPMLRVTSLDTEVLTIKNLLDAHEAPPTLIEERRDFCIKVSPAEDTPATLSTDLAHFSENPILYLLLPLIFVNKCSFGCKVELEVLKGLMQSPQPMLLGLLGQFLVMPLYAFLMAKVFMLPKALALGLIITCSSPGGGGSYLFSLLLGGDVTLAISMTFISTVAATGFLPLSSALYSHLLSIHETLHVPISKILGTLLFIAIPIAVGVLIKSKLPKFSQLLLQVIKPFSFVLLLGGLFLAYRMGVFILAGVRLPIVLVGITVPLVGLLVGYCLATCLKLPVAQRRTVSIEVGVQNSLLALAMLQLSLRRLQADYASQAPFIVALSGTSEMLALVIGHCIYSSLFPVS; encoded by the exons ATGGTGTTAATGCAGGGCAGGGGCAGCTCTCAGCAGTGGCCTGGTCTGGGAGGCGAGGATGGTGGCACAGGTCCCTTAGGCATGCTCAGAGCTGCCCTGCTGCTCATCAGCCTGCCGTGGGGGGCCCGAGGGACAGCCAGCAGCAGCCTCAGCACTGCTGGGGGTCACACTGTGCCGCTGACTGGGGGCCGCTACTTGAGCATTGGAGATGGCTCTGTGATGGAGTTTGAGTTTCCTGAGGAGAGTGAGGGCATCATTGTGATCTCCAGCCAGTACCCAGGCCAAGCCAACAGGACGGTGCCCAGCCCCATGCTCAGGGTTACATCCCTGGACACAGAGGTGCTGACCATCAAGAAC CTCCTGGACGCCCATGAGGCCCCGCCCACACTGATTGAGGAGCGGAGAGACTTCTGCATCAAGGTCTCCCCTGCTGAAGACACCCCTGCCACCCTCAGCACCGACCTGGCCCACTTCTCGGAAAACCCAATACTCTACCTGCTCCTGCCTCTTATCTTTGTCAACAAGTGTTCGTTTGGGTGCAAAGTGGAACTCGAGGTTCTGAAGGGGCTCATGCAGAGCCCCCAGCCCATGCTGCTGGGCCTCCTGGGCCAGTTTCTGGTCATGCCCTTGTACGCTTTCCTCATGGCCAAAGTCTTCATGCTGCCCAAGGCCCTGGCTCTGGGCCTCATCATTACCTGCTCATCGCCTGGCGGCGGAGGGAGCTACCTCTTCAGCCTCCTTCTTGGAGGGGACGTCACCCTGGCCATCTCCATGACTTTCATCTCTACGGTGGCTGCCACTGGTTTCTTGCCTCTGTCTTCAGCCCTCTACAGCCACCTGCTCAGCATCCATGAAACACTCCATGTGCCCATCTCCAAAATCCTGGGCACTCTGCTGTTCATCGCCATCCCCATAGCAGTGGGCGTGCTGATCAAGTCCAAGCTCCCCAAGTTCTCCCAGCTGCTGCTGCAGGTCATCAAGCCCTTCAGCTTTGTGCTCCTCCTGGGCGGCCTTTTCCTGGCCTATCGCATGGGGGTCTTCATCCTGGCAGGCGTCCGGCTACCCATTGTACTGGTGGGTATCACAGTGCCCCTGGTTGGCCTGTTGGTGGGCTACTGCCTGGCCACATGTCTGAAGCTGCCGGTGGCCCAGCGGCGGACGGTCAGCATTGAGGTAGGGGTGCAGAACAGCCTGCTGGCCTTGGCCATGCTGCAGCTATCCCTCCGCCGCCTTCAAGCTGACTATGCCTCCCAGGCCCCCTTCATTGTGGCGCTGAGCGGCACCTCCGAGATGCTGGCCTTGGTCATTGGCCACTGCATCTACAGTAGCCTGTTcccagtttcctga
- the LAGE3 gene encoding EKC/KEOPS complex subunit LAGE3 — translation MRDAEADAGGGADGGDGQGGHSCPGGADTAAAPAGGAPPPHAPGPGRDAASAARGPGMRPHIFTLSVPFPTPLEAEIAHGSLAPDAEPHQRVVGKDLTVSGRILAIRWKAEDCRLLRISVINFLDQLSLVVQTMQRFGPPVSR, via the exons ATGCGGGACGCGGAGGCAGACGCAGGCGGAGGCGCAGATGGCGGGGATGGCCAGGGTGGCCACAGCTGCCCCGGGGGCGCGGACACAGCTGCAGCTCCGGCCGGTGGAGCTCCGCCACCGCACGCGCCAGGTCCCGGCAGAGACGCCGCGTCTGCGGCCAGGGGGCCAGGAATGCGGCCGCACATATT CACCCTCAGCGTGCCTTTCCCAACCCCCTTGGAGGCGGAAATCGCCCATGGGTCCCTGGCTCCAGATGCCGAGCCCCACCAAAGGGTGGTTGGGAAGGATCTCACAGTGAGCGGCAGGATCCTGGCCAT cCGCTGGAAAGCTGAAGACTGCCGCCTGCTCCGAATTTCCGTCATCAACTTTCTCGACCAGCTTTCCCTGGTGGTGCAGACCATGCAGCGCTTCGGGCCCCCAGTTTCCCGCTAA
- the UBL4A gene encoding ubiquitin-like protein 4A: MQLTVKALQGRECSLQVPEDELVSTLKQLVSEKLNVPVRQQRLLFKGKALADGKRLSDYSIGPNSKLNLVVKPLEKVLLEEGEAQRLADSPPPHVWQLISKVLARHFSAADASRVLEQLQRDYERSLSRLTLDDIERLASRFLHPEVTETMEKGFSK, encoded by the exons ATGCAGCTGACGGTGAAGGCGCTGCAGGGCCGGGAGTGCAGCCTGCAG GTGCCGGAGGACGAGCTGGTGTCCACGCTGAAGCAGCTGGTCTCCGAGAAGCTGAACGTCCCCGTGCGCCAGCAACGGCTGCTGTTCAAGGGCAAGGCCCTGGCAG ATGGGAAACGACTCTCGGATTATAGCATCGGGCCCAACTCCAAGCTCAACCTAGTGGTCAAACCCCTGGAGAAGGTGCTACTAGAAGAAGGCGAGGCCCAGAGGCTGGCCGACTCCCCACCCCCGCATGTCTGGCAGCTAATCTCCAAAGTCTTGGCCCGCCACTTCAGTGCGGCAGATGCCAGCAGGGTCCTGGAACAGCTACAGAGG GATTACGAGAGGTCCCTGAGCCGCCTGACGCTGGACGACATCGAACGGTTGGCCAGCCGCTTCCTGCACCCTGAAGTGACTGAGACGATGGAGAAGGGCTTCTCCAAATAG